CGCAAAACATTTAACGCCGGTAGCATTGGAATTAGGAGGGAAAAATCCATGTATCATCGATGACACTGCAGATCTTGATATTACAGCTGCACGAATCACCATGGGTGCATTTAGCAACTGCGGACAAACCTGCGTAACACCGGATTATGTTCTGGTTCCAGAGGGGTTGAAAGATCAATTATTGGAAAAGATAATTAACAAAATTGAAATTTCCTTTGGAAAGGATATCAAACAAAGTCCGGATTTCGGAAGAATAATAAATACCACTCATTTTGACAGAATATCTAATTTATTAAAGGGTCAAAATATTATTTACGGTGGTATTACAGATCGGGAAGAGAAATATATTTCACCTACCATCATCATGGATCCTGACCCTAACTCTCCCTTAATGCGCGAAGAAATTTTTGGACCGGTGCTACCAATAATTGGTTACACTGACCTAACAAAAGCACTCGAATTAATAAAAAATAATCCTGATCCTCTTGTCTTATATTTATTTACCAAAAATAACTATCTGATAAATAAAATTGCTGAAGAAATTCGTTGTGGCGATATGGTTATAAATGAAGTGATGCTTCACTTCGGACATTTTAAACTTCCCATAGGAGGTGTTGGCAACAGTGGAATTGGAAAATATCAGGGCAAATACTCCTTCGATGAATTTTCACATAAAAAAAGTGTTATGCGAAAATATTTTTTCCCCGAAATAAATGTTCGTTATCCGCCTTATGATAAAGGAAAAATGAAGTTTTTGAAACGTATGTTTAGGTGGTTTATGTGGAGGTAATAAAAATGAAGGAATGAAGGAATGAAGGAATGAAGGAATGAAGGAATGAAGGAATGAAGAAATGAAGGAATGAAAGAATGAAAATCAACCTCTGATGTGTCCCCACAGTGTTACGCGCAGCGAACTCTGTGGATGGGTGACGACTTTTCTTCTTATAATATTGTGGCTGTTTATTCGTGCATTCGTGGCAACCTCTTACATAATGTAGATAAAAAAAGTTGCCACGAATGCACGAATCTTATAAACCAAATTGGAGTATAAACTTAAATTAACTCGGGGCAAAATTATTAATTTATACTCTTAGATTTTCTGTTATTCCAAACAATATTACTCAAAATTGCTACCACTGCAATAACTACCGGATAAACCGGAATTAAATATCTATAATTCTGTATCGGGTGCGAATAGACACTCATTGCAACATATAAAAACACAAACCCTGCAGTAAACAAGAGAAACCTTCCTAAATTATTTTCCCGGAGCATTGTTTTTCTTTTAATGATGGCATAGATCACTAATCCGATAAAGGAAAATAACATAACATAATACAATATCAAACGATAACCATAAACATTGTCGAACAGTGTTGATTTGAATTCATATTTCTCCACGGGGACATTAAAATAAACTTTCGAAGTATTATCCGGCACATATTGTTTTTCGGAATGATAGGGAAACACTTCAAAAACGCCCCCCATATTTGGAACCATATAATATCTGAAAAATTGTAATGGATATTTATTCCTTAAATAGGTCCCGTATTCTTTCCATTGTGTTCCCGTGTAAACCCATGCTGCATTGTAGGGTATTCGCAACTGTTGCGCATTGTATCCCAATAAAGCTTTTCCAGGAAACAATTTATCCCACATAAAATCGGTATCTTTTATATGATACCAGCTGTAACAGGTATCGTTAAAGCTTGTAACTAAACTGTGCATTGCAGCTATTTGTTTATCAGGTATTTGCAAAGGATCCAATTCTATATGTGGTATTATGGATACTGCATTATTCGCTAAAGCCCATCCGCTAAATCCGGAGAAGGTTACGTATCCAAAAAGTTCTGCCGTTTTATTTTTTACTGATTGAACGGTGGAGATAAGAATAATTAATGGAATTAATGCCATTGCAGAAATAAATTTCCATTTTTTATAATCCAAAATAAAAATAAAAGCCGATAAAACAGGATAAAACAAACCGATATATCTAACACTGATGGCAAAATATAATATTATACAATGCAAAATGGCAGCAATAATATTTTGCCGCATTATCATCCAAATACCCGTTGTTATCCATAAAAGTGTTAAACTATTGAATATACTGTCACTTAAAAGTGTATTCGTATTGCGCAGAATATCGGGATGTAAAGTGATGATGAGCGCAATAACATAAAAAAGAATATTTTTTAATTTAAAGAAATATTGCACTGTAAAAAGAAACGTAATTACAGCTAAATAATTAAAAATACTTTGCCATATATAAACAAATTTCACAGAACTACTGAAATCATGGAAAAACCGGATAAAGGTGGAATATCCCATAGGCCTATATCCGCCATAGGTGTTTAGTTGGGCGCAATACACATAATTACCGGTGTCAGCTGTAGTAAATGGATAAGGAAATAATTTGCCGATTATAATGGAAATCAATAAATAAACACCGGTAATGATCAAAAATTGATTCCTTTGTGGTTTTGCAAAGATAAATTGGAGAAACTTTGGTTCACTGCTTTTAATATTTTTATGCTCTGTCATTTATTCCTGATTGTAACAGCAATATTAAATGTTTCGGCACACTTCTTAAAATGGTGACGCATTTTGTGAACAGTAAATATTGCCACATCAAAAATTACTTTCCTAACTTCGCCACTTAAACTGCTACAATGCACAATTTAGCCAAACGTATCGCCAACCTCGACGAGTCAGCCACCATTAAGATGGCACAAATGACTCGTGAACTTAAACGTCAGGGTCGCGATATCATAGACTTAAGCCTTGGAGAGCCTGATTTCGAAACTCCGGAAACAATTCGGGAAGCAGCAAAAAAAGCTATTGATGATGGTTTTACACATTATACACCTGTTGCCGGCTACCTGGATGTAAGAGAGGCTATAGCAGCCAAGTTCAAACGCGAAAATGGCCTGAATTACACCGCCGATCAGATCGTAATTTCTACCGGTGCAAAACAGTCCATAATTAATGCGGTGCTCTGTTTGGTGAATCCCGGAGATGAAGTTATTCTCCCTGCTCCGTTTTGGGTGAGTTATTCAGCGATGGTAAAATTAGCGGAAGGGAAAATTGTGGAGATCCCTACAAATATTGAAGGGGATTTTAAAATTTCCCCCGAACAATTAGAAAATGCCATTACTCCTAATACAAAGCTGATCATATTTTCCTCCCCTTGTAATCCAACCGGAACAGTTTATACAAAAGATGAATTATTGGCCTTGGCCGAAGTAATCCGGAAGTCTGAAAATTTATATGTAATTAGTGATGAAATATATGAGCATATCAATTTTACCTCAGCTCATGCAAGTATGGCGCAATTTGATTTTATTTACGACAGGGTAATAACAGTAAATGGTTTGTCGAAAGCATTTGCAATGACTGGCTGGAGATTGGGATATATAGGAGCTCCACAATGGATAGCGAAGGCATGTGATAAAATTCAGGGACAATTTACTTCGGCAACCTGCAGTATCACACAACGCGCTGCCATAGAAGCATTAAATGGAGATCTGAGTGCAGCGGATGAAATGAAAAAGGCATTTATTCGCAGAAGAGATCTGGTTTATGGATTATTAAAAAATATTAAAGGATTAAAATTTAATTTACCACAGGGAGCATTTTATTTTTTTCCGGATGTAAGTAATTATTTTGGGAAAAGATATAATGATACTCTAATAGAAAATGCAGATGACCTCGCCATGTATCTGTTAAATGAAGGTAATATTTCAGTAGTAACAGGATCAGCATTCGGGGATAAAAATTGTATCCGATTTAGTTATGCCACCAGCGATGAAAAACTAGTGGAAGCAATGCGCAGAATGGAAATTGCTTTAGAAAAATTAATAGCACATCAAACTAGCCCTGCATTATAATTTAATACGATGGTGGAGGAAAAAGAGATCAGAAAATTATTCAACCGCTTCAACAAATTAAAAGTTGTGGTGGTTGGCGATTGTATGGTTGATAAATATGTTTATGGCAACGTTGACCGCATATCCCCTGAAGCACCTGTCCCGGTATTAGCAATTAATAATACTATTGAACGTTCCGGAGGTGCGGCAAATGTTGCGGTTAATTTACATGCGCTCGGAGCTGTTCCCTATTTATTTTCAGTGATAGGAACTGATGTGGAAGGTGATACTATGGTACGTATCCTAAAGGAAAAAAGATTAAAAACAAATTATCTGTTTCGTTCTCCCAATAGAATAACAACTTCCAAAACACGTATTATTTCGAAGAACCATCAAATGATGCGCATAGATCATGAAGTGACAGAAAATATTGATGCAGTAACAGAAAAAAAAGTATTGCGCAGTTTAACATCCTTCCTCAAAAAAGAAAAACCGGATGTATTAATTTTTGAGGATTATGATAAAGGAATGTTATCAGGAAATTTTATTATGGCTGTTACGGAAGTATGCAACATAAATAATATTCCTATTGCTGTTGATCCAAAAAAGAAAAATTTCTTTGCATATCAGAATTGCACTTTGTTCAAACCGAATTTAAGGGAAATTAATGATAG
The genomic region above belongs to Bacteroidota bacterium and contains:
- a CDS encoding aldehyde dehydrogenase family protein yields the protein MENAELVAVQRNYFNSKETLPYDFRISQLKKILDLTIKFEDQLLEALFKDLHKSKFEAWGVEVGLIQTELKYFIGHLKKWMKPKRLSTPLFHIRAKSYIQKVPYGNTLIIAPWNYPFLLAIRPLIGAIAAGNTAIIKPSENAPFTAAVLEEMINKNFDKNYLHVINTNAEGTQDLLKQKFDFIFFTGGTNIGRHVYEAAAKHLTPVALELGGKNPCIIDDTADLDITAARITMGAFSNCGQTCVTPDYVLVPEGLKDQLLEKIINKIEISFGKDIKQSPDFGRIINTTHFDRISNLLKGQNIIYGGITDREEKYISPTIIMDPDPNSPLMREEIFGPVLPIIGYTDLTKALELIKNNPDPLVLYLFTKNNYLINKIAEEIRCGDMVINEVMLHFGHFKLPIGGVGNSGIGKYQGKYSFDEFSHKKSVMRKYFFPEINVRYPPYDKGKMKFLKRMFRWFMWR
- a CDS encoding carbohydrate kinase; protein product: MVEEKEIRKLFNRFNKLKVVVVGDCMVDKYVYGNVDRISPEAPVPVLAINNTIERSGGAANVAVNLHALGAVPYLFSVIGTDVEGDTMVRILKEKRLKTNYLFRSPNRITTSKTRIISKNHQMMRIDHEVTENIDAVTEKKVLRSLTSFLKKEKPDVLIFEDYDKGMLSGNFIMAVTEVCNINNIPIAVDPKKKNFFAYQNCTLFKPNLREINDSLNIVLDAGDIASLNNAADLLQKQLRNSSTMITLGEHGIFIKTGKKFFKKDAYLRNVADVSGAGDTVISIAALCLAINADPQLTAGIANIAGGLVCESSGVVPVDKKQLLQECLDLLC
- a CDS encoding pyridoxal phosphate-dependent aminotransferase; translation: MHNLAKRIANLDESATIKMAQMTRELKRQGRDIIDLSLGEPDFETPETIREAAKKAIDDGFTHYTPVAGYLDVREAIAAKFKRENGLNYTADQIVISTGAKQSIINAVLCLVNPGDEVILPAPFWVSYSAMVKLAEGKIVEIPTNIEGDFKISPEQLENAITPNTKLIIFSSPCNPTGTVYTKDELLALAEVIRKSENLYVISDEIYEHINFTSAHASMAQFDFIYDRVITVNGLSKAFAMTGWRLGYIGAPQWIAKACDKIQGQFTSATCSITQRAAIEALNGDLSAADEMKKAFIRRRDLVYGLLKNIKGLKFNLPQGAFYFFPDVSNYFGKRYNDTLIENADDLAMYLLNEGNISVVTGSAFGDKNCIRFSYATSDEKLVEAMRRMEIALEKLIAHQTSPAL